The genomic stretch gtacgctagtagtcgtcatgcagagcggtcggtcagtagtagcagcccagtgcggttgtgtgatgtaggcggtcggcaacactggtcaagatgctacaatgcctcgccatcgctgctatgttacatacgtgtttcatattttttttttttttttttttttttttgaaataaaaattattattgggggacttgttagagattgattacaataaataagttttacattgtctaatgattacattaattaacagtgtacctcattcagcatcttgaccagtgttgccgaccgcctacatcacacaaccgcactgggctgctactactgaccgaccgctctgcatgacgactactagcgtactgcactgcacgactacacagagctacagactcgcaacgactgctagacgcaacagagaaccgctcgcaacactcgcgcggtcaagcgcaaactctctggtcacagatgctacaatgcctcgccatcgctgctatgttacatacgtgtttcaatgtggattgctgccagcgccaccgtgcgacgaccgcaggtcagatgcaccgcatggtcataccccgaggtgatttaaacccgcaaaccgcccaccagagcgcggtttcaccatgtatcagcattatcctttatttatgagcatgagtgtagattttcatccaagtaggctctgacaCCTCTGTGGTAGTGAGGCGGAGTGCCATCTTTCATTGTCAAACACCTCTCGGATGGCTgataaaatcgatgtttgcagcctATGTAGGtacacctcaccagttacggtACCTTCAAACAACCATGGGCCACTCAAACTGCTTGATGACAGCCCACACCACTCGACACCCGATAGATTTAACATGTTTGTCCACGTgaacgtgaggattttcaggagaCCGGTACACGCAGTCGTGCTGGTTTAGATTACTGTTCAGTTTGAACTTCGCCTCGTCTGCCTAGATAACTCTCGCTGCAAACCGTTCATCCTCGCGACGCACGTTTTCAAACCACTCGCAGTAATTCCGCCTTCGAACCAGGCCGTCCTCGttcatagcgtgcagcgatcttggaatgtacacttttcctctttacagccttcagaattcgtcgtacACCTGATCGGCCTAACCCGCTTTCACGTGTACCcagcttcacagatttttgaggtgacctagtaaaatcTTGCAACACAGCAGCGCCGGAAGCTGGACTTGTTGATACTTTTGGTTGGCCAGAAATTTATTTATGCACATCCTCAACAGTTTCCTCGGCTTCACATTAATCCCGAATACGATAATTTGTTGTCCGTGTAGGTGGCTGAGTTCCGTACTCATTACGCCATTGCAGTTGTACTTTTATTATGTTTTCATACTTCCAGCACCACATCAATACGGTCTTGCGTTACTAAaacgacaatcttacttcattcattgctgctcTGTTATTTGCTGGAAAAAGCGCGCCAAGATCTGTTGCgaaaacaatggactacgctactgtgcaaaattgcaacgatatgtcattttgttccgaagatattaattatcaaagagtgtctacatttttctggacccctctgtattatcacactcgcaaagtcactcattaaaacctatagggtgcttccctttacgcataatcatgaaatttggcgaggAGCAAGATTTACAGAGCAAGTAACGGAAAaccatcagaaaattgttaattttctcCCGCATTCCTCGTCCCAACATCTGTCAACACAAACACAGTCTTACGCACTACCCCAACTGCTAAATTTCCATGATACCACAGTCTAAGCCCACTGAGCATTCCATTCATGTGTCTCTCTATCTCAATTATTCAGCACACCGACATTTCACTTTTTGACTTATGGAACTGTCCCTCCATCTTTTATCTTTTGTGAAACGTTCATTTGCCATTTCATCTATGTGAGTCTTTTACTTAATCATAAATCCGCCTTTTATATGTTTTAAATTATGCAACTGAATCTATGTTTTTTTTATTGAGTCAAGCATTCACTTTGTCAACTGCCGTGTCCAATTTTACAGCATGTTTTAAATGTTTACTCTCATCTGCCTGCAGAGCGGCTACTTGTATCCATTGACAGACCACTCCCTCACCCATGTAGAGCGAGGGGAATAAAATGACAACCAACATCGGTTGGTTCGAAAGTGGGTGTTAACACGAAACCTGTCACGTAATGAATAAACATCTATTTTATCCGCAACTATGGCTACCTTTTTACATCATAATACAAACAGAGTTGTTCTCCCACAACATACAGCCTGCTGGAAGTATGCACTGATGTTTGTGTTCAAATAAAGAAAACGGAAACAATATGTCAGGTGTGGGCCTCGCGGAAAACCTCTGTCTACAAAAGGCTTCATTGTTTGTTAAAGCCAATTTTTgtctgaaaaatatgtaaaaatcggcagtaagtaagtaagtaacaccggtgttacttatgttttaatgtttgaccttttcaagaacattatgttttatattttaatgtatgacttgagcaactcggctcttaaatcactgtacatctttgacgatatgttcttcatgtaattaccttaccttctgatgaagtcacccttagaggtgacgaaacctcgtcaaggtatatagaaaacctgtgCAAcaggttggctgatttttacatatttttcaaatttgtgtatacgctTGCTGCAAACGTCAACCATGTTCAAAGTTGGCCAATTTTTGTCTTTCCTTCTTGGTAAAAcgtagtgtatttttttctgtccAGGGCGGTGTCATTTCGGATCGGTCGGTGCCACCATCCTAGAGGCTACTCCTGGGAGTAGAGCACGACTGGAGACCCGCCGCAGCCGGCGACGCTGGTGTGGGGCCTGGTGCCGGAAGCGGTTCATGCCAAGGCCGGCTGGCAGCCGCCCCCGCTAGCGGACTccgcccccgcctccgcccccgGCCTCACCGTGGAGTTCAAGGCGGGCTCCCCCGAGGGGGCCGACCAGCCCCCGCACccccagcaccagcagcagcaccagcagcaccaGTTCAACATCTTCCCCGCCATCTTCTCGCGCCAGCTCAACTTCGCCGCGGCCACGGCGGCGGGCGGTAGCCCctgcggcggcgtcggcgtcgtcgGGGGCGGCATGCAGTcacccggcggcggcggcgggggcggcggaggcgccggCGGCGGAGGCGCCGGCGCCGGCAACGGAGGCGGCAAGCTGATGGAGGAGCTGCGCGTCGGAGGCCTGCTGGGCCTCGTGgacgaccaccaccaccatcaccaccaccaccaccatcacctggCGGCGGCTGCCGCGGcgcaccactcggctgccgccgcgcaccacgccgccgcctccgccggggGCGGCAACGCCTCCggtggcgggggcggaggcggctcGGCGTCGTCGCACCACCACGACAGCAAGCGCGGCATCAAGTccggggcggcgggcggcgcctcCGGGGGCGGAGCGGGCTCCGGCGGCGGCGGAGCGGGctcggcggcggccgcggcggcggcggcggccgcggcggaaGACTTCTCGGCGCTGTACGCGCTGCCGCCCCCgcacgcggcggcggcggcggctgcagcggcggcggctgcggcggccgcTGCCGCCTCCGCGGGGGCGGACCAGACGCCGCCTCCGGCGCAGCAGCCTCCCCCACAGAGCGCAGCCGGGGGCGGTCAGCACACGCCCCCGACGCCGCTCGGTCGCAACCTGGCGGACCACGCCGGTAAGTACTGCGCTACAACGCGTATTCTGTCGGAGTGCCTCGATGTACGTTCGCTTGGATACCTACATTATCTACTGCTATAACATAATTTATTGCTCAAGAGGGTTAAGAGAACGTGATTATGGGTGTCTGCTACATCTCACTGAGCAAAAATTGAGAATCATTTATATTACCAAATTATAGTTCTATCTTTCAAAAATGAAGTATACTGCAAAACATTATTACATCGTCATTCATCTACGTAACAGGTAAAGAAATCATCGACAGGTATCGAATCAAAGGGAATACAATAATTCGCCCAGTCGTCCAGGGTGCTTTTCGTTGGACTTCAAGAGTATCCATAATGTGTTTGCCCTCCGTGAGCGTTTGTCGCCACTTGACACTTACGTGGCATGTTCTGTATGGAGGTCAATTTGTGGTATCAATTACCATTCTTCAGTGAGAGCCATTGAGAGTTCTTGGtgagtctgtggtggaacaggatGACCACGTACGTGTTTCTCAAGCATGTCCCACTCCTCTTCGAAGGGGTTTTTGGTCGGGACTCACTGCTAGCCATTCTAGTCACTTCAGTGTCCTGGTTTTGCGAGGCGTCCCTACTGACGCCTTCCACGAAAGCCGTGCCATTAGAACGAATTCAGTGCCACCACCGTTTGCAGCAACCACCACATGGCCCAACAGGCTCTGTTCGATGTACTGCGTGGCGGTAAGTATAAGATCCTTATAGCTATCAATACTGatgcctgcccacaccatcacagaacctTGGGCGTGTCTGTCGATGCCGTGGACAGCATTTGCCATATACTGCTCATCACACTCTTTCCACACACGAACACGGCCATCATTACCTTGCGTCAGAGAAAATCTGGACCCGTCTCTGAATAACACGTTTCACCAGTGGCGAAGTTGCCATttgacatgggaacggcagaaTCCAAGGCGAACTGCGAGGCGATGTCATGTCAAGCGAGGTACTCGAACAGGACTTCTGGGTCGTGAGTTCCTTTCTCGTAATCCGTCCATTACCTTGTGATCGGACACAGCGGCTCCTGTTGCCCTTTTGAGACCGTCCTGCAGTGCTCTGGTGGTATCCGAAAGACG from Schistocerca serialis cubense isolate TAMUIC-IGC-003099 chromosome 10, iqSchSeri2.2, whole genome shotgun sequence encodes the following:
- the LOC126424589 gene encoding POU domain, class 3, transcription factor 3-like, encoding MGAATPTTASAAPAVDVRERRRSSTTGDPPQPATLVWGLVPEAVHAKAGWQPPPLADSAPASAPGLTVEFKAGSPEGADQPPHPQHQQQHQQHQFNIFPAIFSRQLNFAAATAAGGSPCGGVGVVGGGMQSPGGGGGGGGGAGGGGAGAGNGGGKLMEELRVGGLLGLVDDHHHHHHHHHHHLAAAAAAHHSAAAAHHAAASAGGGNASGGGGGGGSASSHHHDSKRGIKSGAAGGASGGGAGSGGGGAGSAAAAAAAAAAAEDFSALYALPPPHAAAAAAAAAAAAAAAAASAGADQTPPPAQQPPPQSAAGGGQHTPPTPLGRNLADHAGDCVVRYVLR